Genomic window (Corynebacterium simulans):
CATCGAGCAAGAGCTCGGCATCCCGATCGTGAACAAGCGCATCTCGGTGACCCCGGTCAGCCTGATCGTTGCTGGGGTCGACGGCGACCCAGTCGAGGTAGCCAATGCGCTCGATCGCGCAGCGGCTGAGACCGGTGTGAACTTCGTCGGTGGTTACTCTGCTCTCGTGGAAAAGGGCGCCACCACTGCGGAAAAGCGCCTTATCAATTCCATTCCCGAGGCGCTTTCCACAACTGAGTTGGTCTGTTCTTCGGTGAATATTGCCTCCTCCCGCGCGGGCATCAACATGAACGCAGCCAAGCGCATGGGTGAAGTCATCAAGGAGGCCGCCGAACTGACCAAGTATCAGTCGGCGATCGCCTGCGCCAAGCTGGTGGTCTTTGCAAACTCCGTGGGCGACAACCCGTTCATGGCGGGTGCCTTCCACGGCATCGAGGAACCGGATTGCGTGGTTTCCGTGGGCGTTTCCGGCCCCGGCGTAGTTGACCGTGCGTTGGGCAACCTCGAGGGTGCCACCCTGGATCAGGTTGCCGAGGAGGTCAAGAAGGCCGCGTTTAAGATCACGCGTGCTGGCCAGCTCGTGGGCAACATGGCCTCCGAGCGCCTTGGCGTTCCCTTCGGCATCATTGACCTTTCCCTGGCGCCAACCGCCGAGCTCGGCGATTCCGTGGCACACATTCTGGAGCACATGGGCCTTGACCAGGTCGGTACTCATGGCACGACAGCCGCGTTGGCACTGCTTAACGACGCCGTGAAGAAGGGCGGCATGATGGCATGCTCGCGCGTCGGCGGCCTTTCGGGTTCCTTCATCCCGGTCTCCGAGGACAAGGGCATGATCGACGCAGTGCGTTCCGGTGCCATCTCCATGGACAAGCTGGAAGCCATGACCGCAATCTGCTCGGTCGGCTTCGACATGATTGCGCTTCCTGGCGATACCTCTGCGGCAACTATTGCCGGCATGATCGCGGATGAAGCCGCCATCGGTGTGATGAACCATAAGACCACCGCAGTACGCGTCATCCCGGTTCCGGATGCGGAAATCGGTGACGAGGTCAACTTTGGCGGCCTGCTAGGTTATGCGCCGGTCATCCCCGTGAACAAGGTGGGAAACTCCACGTTTGTCAACCGCGGCGGCTTTATCCCCGCCCCGGTCCACGGATTCCGCAATTAATGGCGTGTGGGTAATGGTGAAGGTTTCACCCTTCACCGTTTCCCGCGCTCCACGGATTCTCATCCTTGAGGTTTCGGGCGCTGCGTCAGTTCGCTAGGTTTATTTCGTCTACCTTTGCGTAGGAGGCGACCTCGGCCACGAATGCGGGATCGTGGCAGGTCAATACTATTGACGCCGATGCGGAGAGCGCGTTGTGAATGAGGCGATGGACCATCACTCTGCCACGGGCGTCGAGAAGCGTGTCCGGCTCATCAAGGATGAGAATACTGCGGCGCAGTGCCACCGCATGCGCTACCTGCGCGACCCGCAATTGCGACGCCGAGACGTCCAGTGGGTGCTCTTCTAGAGGTAGGTCAGGTATGAGATCTGGCTCCTGCACCCACGCTCCAATGGTGGGTTCGAGCACTTGGTCCATGGGCGATTGCAGCGCCATCGCGATGCTGGGATGGGCGGGTTCATTGCTGTCGAGGCCAGCGGCTGCGCGCAGCAACGTGGTCTTGCCTGAACCGTTTCCGCCACGCAGCCACAGCACTCCTCCGGGCCGCAGTTTCAAGTCCACCGGGCCAACCTCGAAAGAGCTGGATTCCGGAGCTTTGAGGTGCCACCAGCGCCTGGGTTTCGCACCGCGCTTGGCACGCAACTGGGATATCGTGATGCTTTCCGAACTCGGAGCCACGCGGGCAAGGTCTAGATTGCCGTCTGCGCTGGAGTCATGCTCGACGAGGATGACCGCGGTTTCCTTCAGCGTTCCGAGATAACTGGCGATGCGCTCGCGTGAATCGAGATCGAGGCCCGCCCACGGCTCGACCACGATGAGCACGGGTGGCTCGGCTATCGCGACCTGCGCGAGCGCAAGCCGGCGTGTTTGACCACCAGACAGGCTGGAGGGTTTGCGCATGCCGTCGAGGGCGACGTCGCAAAGCGCCTGCTCTATCCTGGCTTCCATGTCCTGCGGATCCATCCCAAGGTGTTCCAACGCAAGCGCTAGTTCTTCCCTGACTGTCTCGCGCAGGAGAGATACGTGTGCTGCCGCATCGGCGCCGATTACTGTGTCAACACCCAAAATCTCTGCGAGTTGATGCGCAACGTCGTCGGCATTTTCGCTAAAGCCCACGCGGACGGTCTTGCTTGTTCCTGGGACTAAATCCATAGCAATACTCCAAGAACGCTGATGATGGGCAGTGCCCACCGTACGATGCGCTGAACCAGGCTGTCTGGAACGGGGACCAAAACTGTGCGTCGGCCTGGTCTGTCGAATCCGATCGCGGCTAAGGCCTGGCCCCGTTGCGCGCCCTGGGTGAGCAGGCGTGCGATGACCGGGATGATGACACGGGAGGCAACGTTGCGAAAGGAAACCTTCACGCCGCTGAGGCGGTTAGCGTCGCGTACCGCGGCGATGGCGCGCGCACCCTCGGGCAGGGATTGAAGGGAGGCACCCACCACGTAGGCGGCTTTGTGGCCGAGGCGAGAGGTTTGGAGCCACTTGGCGACGTCGCTGACCTTAACCATGGCGGCAGCCGCCACGATACAGCCCATCAAGGCGGCGAAACGTAGGGAAAGTTGGCCTGAAAGAAGCAGGCCATCACTGGTGAGTAATGGGAATATACGGGCAGTGCCGTAGGGCGCGTGAATGAGCACCATCGATGCCGCGGCGGGAAGTGCAAGCACCGTGGTGGTAGCGACCACCGCTATTGAGCGTGATGCGATGGTGCCAAATATGAGCCACATGATGAACACAGCCGCATTGAGTAGGGGTGAGTTGACGGCCACGATGAGAAACCAGGTGGAGGCTGCGGCGCTAAAAACAGTGGCTGGGTGCATCATTAACGCGGGCGCAGGCTTTCGAGGGTGCGCTTCGGCAGTGCCTTGATTGCTGCCCACACGATGAGGAAGACGATGGCCTTATCGAGCGGATCGGAAATGAAGGACTGCAGGGTCACCGAAGCGATAAGCGAGTTTCCGAGCTCGCGGAAGAGCGAGACCACGGCGCCTGTTCCCAGGCCAGCGGTGCCGCCGTAAACGAATGCTGCGACGGGCGCGGCCAGCATGCCGGAAATGATTCCGATGATGGCGCCGGAAAGGATGACGGCCCACCACTTTTTGAAGGCGCCCTTGTTGATCGCCCAACCCGCAAGGAAACCTGTCGCAGCCGATACAGCCGCAAATGGCAGGGCTGCCGGGTTGAGAAGACCCCACACCACGGAGGATAAAGTACCCGTAGCCAGGCCAGCGATAGGGCCGGCAATGGCGGCGACGAGGATGGTACCCACGGAGTCGATGTAGAGCGGTACACCAATGGAACCGATGATCTCGCCGACGACGATGTTGAGGACCAACGCGACAGGGATGATTGCGATGGTTCGGGCGGGAAGCGCTGGCAGCGCGCCTGCAAGCAGTAAGGCGGCACCGAGCAAGTAGCCGACCAAGGTGATGAGTGCTTCAGTGGAGCCCGCGACGGACTCCCAGGAAGTCGGACGAACCAAAACGAGATAGATCCAGGTGGCTACGACGATGAGCGCACCGGCGATTACCAGGCCTTTGCGGGCTGGCGATAAAGAGATCTGTGACATGAAACTTTCACTTTGGGAAGTAGTAGATGTACAAAGTGTTGGCAAAATTCTGCCCTATGTCACCTCGGGCAGCCCATCAATAATAAGCGCACTAAACGCGACGAGCCAAAATCCCGGCCGCACGGGTGAGCTCTGCGTGCGCGCCTACGATATCTACGGCGGTCACCATGTGTGCGTTGGCCGGCGCATCCCAATGTCCCCGTAGGTCCGCCACGGATGTTCCGCGCAGCAACTGCGACTCAGCCTCCACATCCACGGTGGTGTTGTGCTTAAGGAAGTCCACCTTGCCAAGCGCGATCATGCAGGTGAGCAAGTCATGGATTTGAGCTTGGTAGCCCTCCCCTTGCTCTTGATGGAACTCGAAATAGAAGCGCAGGATCTCTGGAAGGTGGTGGGCCACCGGATGCTCGCCAAGCTCCGCGATGAGTCGCTCCAAGCGCGGCGGCGCAATGAGAAACTGCTCGGTCACTTCCAGTGAGCACAGCGTCGCTTGGCTGTTGCTTTCGCGCAAGTCGGCAAAGGCCTGCTTTGCGGCATGCGGGTCTACCCAGAAGTTCCACTCCGCTGTGGGCGTGGTGTTGCCGCGGTAGTTCACTGCGCCGCCCATCACTGTCATCTGGCTGAACTTGCTCACCCCGGCTAGCGCTGCATTGGTGAGCGGACCGGTGACGATGAGCTGCGCGCCCTGTTCAGCTGCGTTGTTCCACAGGTCCCGCCAGTTGTAATCGGAGTTCCAGTCCGGGGCCGTGACATAGCCCAGGCCAGCTGGGCCATGGGTTTCCGGGGTCGTTACCAGTGGAACCTCCAAGGGAGCTGGGTGGCCGGGTGCCACGGGGATCTCCCCTAGCCCGCATGCGCTGAGAATGAACGCCGCGTTGCGAGCAGTGGTGTCGACGTCGATGTTGCCGGCCGTCGTGGTGACACCAACGAGTTCAATCTCGCCGGCGTGGTGAAGCGCCGC
Coding sequences:
- a CDS encoding nucleoside hydrolase; the protein is MTTPRILLDCDPGIDDALALIYLAALHHAGEIELVGVTTTAGNIDVDTTARNAAFILSACGLGEIPVAPGHPAPLEVPLVTTPETHGPAGLGYVTAPDWNSDYNWRDLWNNAAEQGAQLIVTGPLTNAALAGVSKFSQMTVMGGAVNYRGNTTPTAEWNFWVDPHAAKQAFADLRESNSQATLCSLEVTEQFLIAPPRLERLIAELGEHPVAHHLPEILRFYFEFHQEQGEGYQAQIHDLLTCMIALGKVDFLKHNTTVDVEAESQLLRGTSVADLRGHWDAPANAHMVTAVDIVGAHAELTRAAGILARRV
- a CDS encoding PFL family protein, whose translation is MLNRFNTASILDTIEMIDKYRLDIRTVTMGISLLSCTRSSMDATAQAVYDLVTERAKHLVEVCEGIEQELGIPIVNKRISVTPVSLIVAGVDGDPVEVANALDRAAAETGVNFVGGYSALVEKGATTAEKRLINSIPEALSTTELVCSSVNIASSRAGINMNAAKRMGEVIKEAAELTKYQSAIACAKLVVFANSVGDNPFMAGAFHGIEEPDCVVSVGVSGPGVVDRALGNLEGATLDQVAEEVKKAAFKITRAGQLVGNMASERLGVPFGIIDLSLAPTAELGDSVAHILEHMGLDQVGTHGTTAALALLNDAVKKGGMMACSRVGGLSGSFIPVSEDKGMIDAVRSGAISMDKLEAMTAICSVGFDMIALPGDTSAATIAGMIADEAAIGVMNHKTTAVRVIPVPDAEIGDEVNFGGLLGYAPVIPVNKVGNSTFVNRGGFIPAPVHGFRN
- a CDS encoding ATP-binding cassette domain-containing protein, with amino-acid sequence MDLVPGTSKTVRVGFSENADDVAHQLAEILGVDTVIGADAAAHVSLLRETVREELALALEHLGMDPQDMEARIEQALCDVALDGMRKPSSLSGGQTRRLALAQVAIAEPPVLIVVEPWAGLDLDSRERIASYLGTLKETAVILVEHDSSADGNLDLARVAPSSESITISQLRAKRGAKPRRWWHLKAPESSSFEVGPVDLKLRPGGVLWLRGGNGSGKTTLLRAAAGLDSNEPAHPSIAMALQSPMDQVLEPTIGAWVQEPDLIPDLPLEEHPLDVSASQLRVAQVAHAVALRRSILILDEPDTLLDARGRVMVHRLIHNALSASASIVLTCHDPAFVAEVASYAKVDEINLAN
- a CDS encoding glycosyl transferase family 9, whose amino-acid sequence is MSQISLSPARKGLVIAGALIVVATWIYLVLVRPTSWESVAGSTEALITLVGYLLGAALLLAGALPALPARTIAIIPVALVLNIVVGEIIGSIGVPLYIDSVGTILVAAIAGPIAGLATGTLSSVVWGLLNPAALPFAAVSAATGFLAGWAINKGAFKKWWAVILSGAIIGIISGMLAAPVAAFVYGGTAGLGTGAVVSLFRELGNSLIASVTLQSFISDPLDKAIVFLIVWAAIKALPKRTLESLRPR
- a CDS encoding energy-coupling factor transporter transmembrane component T, whose amino-acid sequence is MMHPATVFSAAASTWFLIVAVNSPLLNAAVFIMWLIFGTIASRSIAVVATTTVLALPAAASMVLIHAPYGTARIFPLLTSDGLLLSGQLSLRFAALMGCIVAAAAMVKVSDVAKWLQTSRLGHKAAYVVGASLQSLPEGARAIAAVRDANRLSGVKVSFRNVASRVIIPVIARLLTQGAQRGQALAAIGFDRPGRRTVLVPVPDSLVQRIVRWALPIISVLGVLLWI